One Branchiostoma floridae strain S238N-H82 chromosome 1, Bfl_VNyyK, whole genome shotgun sequence genomic region harbors:
- the LOC118416576 gene encoding signal peptide, CUB and EGF-like domain-containing protein 3, with amino-acid sequence MYECSAATGWMWKVRLYLPGGMSIFQSVNVGVCSSAYINPFAAVVASGLTITMSGPVDMAAIETEMKHYLLDHNLCTLPCQVGNIDLQIDPMARVGPWAKNARSNSRVLMSIQLFSYADESLITPTNTVQMEWVRLAGELSEVLTTLDEPGGIGLRVQGMDMVLHAENMQISPPSLGCQEGEVLEGVQCRQCGLGTYYDMYENDCRPCPYATYQDELAQTECKPCKEGTTTAGMSARNSTQCQAFAECNCGIHPCKLTDAAGYVCDCLNGYQEEDIAGELLCKDIDECMQPDICPNAACYNRPGTYSCQCLPGFEEPTCIDIDECQYVGFCPDNSQCTNTPGSYNCTCLPGHYGPNCEECTPFQGNCYSVSETPGSYDQAKQECNDRGGILAVIKDQMTQDFFIQLLSVDNKDVWFGLSDEQGTGQWQWSDGTTLDSNAYTFWANNEPNGNGNCIHLWPPVGFHWDDMGCSSTTYHICQFTF; translated from the exons ATGTACGAATGTAGTGCTGCAACAGGCTGGATGTGGAAGGTCCGTCTCTATTTGCCTGGTGGCATGAGTATTTTCCAGTCTGTCAATGTTGGAGTGTGTTCTTCTG CCTACATTAACCCGTTTGCTGCGGTGGTTGCTAGTGGTCTGACCATCACCATGTCGGGACCTGTTGACATGGCAGCTATAGAGACGGAGATGAAGCACTACCTGCTCGACCATAACCTCTGCACTCTGCCATGTCAG GTTGGCAACATCGATCTGCAAATTGATCCTATGGCCAGAGTTGGGCCATGGGCAAAGAATGCAAGATCCAACAGCCGTGTCTTGATGTCGATCCAACTGTTCTCCTATGCAGATGAAAGCCTCATCACTCCAACTAACACAGTTCAAATGGAGTGGGTTCGACTGGCTGGAGAACTCAG TGAGGTGCTGACAACTCTGGACGAACCAGGAGGGATTGGTCTGAGAGTCCAGGGAATGGATATGGTGCTCCATGCTGAAAACATGCAGATCTCCCCTCCCAGTCTGGGATGTCAGGAGGGAGAAGTACTCGAAGGGGTTCAGtgta GGCAATGTGGCCTAGGCACGTACTATGATATGTATGAGAACGACTGTCGCCCGTGTCCGTACGCTACTTACCAGGATGAGTTAGCACAAACTGAGTGCAAACCATGTAAGGAGGGGACCACAACTGCTGGAATGAGTGCCCGCAACTCCACCCAATGTCAAG CTTTCGCTGAGTGTAACTGTGGCATCCATCCCTGCAAGCTGACCGATGCAGCGGGATACGTCTGTGATTGTCTGAATGGGTACCAAGAGGAGGATATTGCAGGGGAATTACTGTGCAAAG ACATTGATGAGTGTATGCAGCCAGACATTTGTCCCAACGCTGCATGCTACAACCGCCCAGGGACCTACTCCTGCCAATGCTTACCAGGATTTGAGGAGCCAACCTGTATTG ATATCGATGAGTGTCAGTACGTGGGTTTCTGCCCAGACAACTCCCAATGTACCAACACACCGGGCAGCTACAACTGCACCTGTCTACCTGGACATTACGGACCCAACTGTGAAG AGTGTACACCATTCCAGGGTAACTGCTACTCCGTGTCAGAAACCCCCGGGTCGTATGACCAGGCCAAGCAGGAGTGTAACGACAGGGGCGGGATTCTGGCGGTCATCAAGGACCAGATGACCCAAGACTTCTTCATCCAGCTCCTGTCAGTGGACAACAAGGACGTCTGGTTTGGGTTGTCCGATGAGCAGGGCACTGGACAGTGGCAGTGGAGTGATGGAACTACCCTTGACAGTAACGCCTACACTTTCTGGGCCAATA ACGAGCCCAACGGTAATGGAAACTGCATCCACCTCTGGCCACCTGTCGGATTCCACTGGGATGACATGGGATGTTCCAGCACCACCTACCACATCTGCCAGTTCACTTTCTAG
- the LOC118415198 gene encoding E-selectin-like, which produces MRVFLLTAAVLTLLLLIDHEVHGNSYYRRRRRRTTTRPPIDCQWSSWSLYSSDCGNSCQGTRIYTRYRCIPAENGGRDCEGPSEKTEPCPDSGCQNGGQWDGAYCNCLSGYAGSCCQRRVTCPPLDAPSNGHIGPHGMSPGDEVHFSCDPGYSLLGSSSATCQSDGNWSNNRPICQRSSCPALPVVQHGSMYGSMTIGSTMTFSCLDGYTLSGPSSITCTGAPNGQGVWSAQSPTCTVQR; this is translated from the exons ATGCGGGTCTTCCTGCTCACGGCGGCGGTCCTGACACTGTTGTTGCTGATCGACCACGAAGTCCACGGCAATAGCTATTATCGCCGCAGACGTCGGCGCACCACCACCCGGCCGCCCATCGACTGCCAGTGGTCGTCCTGGTCTCTGTACTCCTCCGACTGTGGAAACAGCTGTCAGGGGACGAGAATCTACACCAGGTACCGGTGCATTCCGGCGGAGAACGGCGGCCGAGATTGTGAAGGGCCCAGCGAGAAGACCGAACCATGCCCGGACTCGGGGTGCCAGAACGGGGGGCAGTGGGACGGCGCCTACTGTAACTGTCTGAGTGGCTACGCTGGGTCCTGTTGTCAAAGAC GTGTGACGTGCCCTCCTCTGGACGCCCCCTCCAATGGTCATATCGGCCCTCATGGCATGAGCCCTGGCGACGAGGTGCACTTCTCCTGTGACCCTGGCTACTCGTTGTTGGGTAGCAGCTCGGCGACGTGCCAGTCGGATGGCAACTGGTCCAATAACAGACCTATCTGTCAGA GAAGCTCCTGCCCTGCTCTACCGGTGGTACAGCACGGTTCTATGTACGGGTCCATGACTATCGGGTCCACCATGACGTTCTCGTGTTTGGACGGCTACACTCTGAGCGGTCCCTCCTCCATCACATGTACCGGGGCTCCAAATGGACAGGGTGTGTGGAGTGCGCAATCTCCGACTTGTACAG TACAGCGGTAA